The following DNA comes from Chloroflexota bacterium.
GCCGCTGGCCCGCTCGATATTCGCGATGCGGACGAGGTTGAAGGTCGCCGCAGCGATGTAGGCCCAGATCTGGTTCTTCACGATGCCGATGAAGGCCAACTTTCTTCCGCCACCCACGGTCTTCGTCCAGCCGAAGAATTCTTCCACCCGTTTCCGCTTCCGCTGACTCTCGTCGTAGCCCGGGTGTCGCGTCGTCCGGGCGTCAACGCGGCTGCGTCTCCGGTTCGTGTGTTGCGCGACGTGCGGCGTGACGTTCCGCTCCCGCAAGTCGTCGATGAAGTCTTGTGTGTCGTAGCCTTTGTCCGCCCCCAGCGTGATCCGATGCTGCGCGCCGCGCCGGTCGATCATCTCGATCGCTGCCGCCCGCTCTGCCGTGCCCGTCGCCTGCGTGATCAGGATGTCCGTGATCATCCCGCTCCGGTTCTCCATGAGCGCGTGCCCGGCGTAGCACAGACGCGTCGACTGGCGGTCTCCCTTCCGCGCAAGCCGCGCATCCGGGTCGGTCGTCGAGGCGTGTGTCAGATTCGAACGCCGCGTGTTGTGGAAGTCCACGCTCGGATTCTTGCCGCCGCCCCGCGGCGTATCGTCGTCGCGCGGCCGGACGCTCTTCATCGATGCCCATGCTTCCAGCAGCG
Coding sequences within:
- a CDS encoding IS5 family transposase, with product MRGDAVQQAEMLVPMTPEQFVPADHPIRVIKSIVDQILSELSPVFTQMYPAWGRPSIPPEHLLKALLLKSLYSVRSERQLCERLHYDLLFKWFLDLNITSPAFDPTSFTKNRDRLLQHEVAARFFAAVLAEAERRRLLSSDHFTVDGTLLEAWASMKSVRPRDDDTPRGGGKNPSVDFHNTRRSNLTHASTTDPDARLARKGDRQSTRLCYAGHALMENRSGMITDILITQATGTAERAAAIEMIDRRGAQHRITLGADKGYDTQDFIDDLRERNVTPHVAQHTNRRRSRVDARTTRHPGYDESQRKRKRVEEFFGWTKTVGGGRKLAFIGIVKNQIWAYIAAATFNLVRIANIERASG